The Paraflavitalea devenefica genome contains a region encoding:
- a CDS encoding LamG domain-containing protein, with protein sequence MKKSSLILIASFVVMMGSSCQKQGATNNPLTEQEIPETETNAVSWVTVLPTNSFNSFSTYWSNFYPWGAIDHNGSARMRTQNMSLSGGVLTITAYPGTVPDKPSIHYFSYTCYAKQQVTVSAAWPKWRVSGEFQCPSVKGTWPAFWLNGANQWPPESDIMEFKGSTTNWTNTYKNQNGQWSSVGTVISNPANWHTYTAYLTRIGTTNNVNIEYWTDGVNVSNQTGQNFVNEPLNLIIDLQMEGSSGTPGPSGNTVMRARNVTIQRSATL encoded by the coding sequence ATGAAAAAATCAAGCCTCATCCTGATTGCATCATTTGTTGTTATGATGGGTTCCTCCTGTCAGAAACAAGGTGCAACCAACAATCCATTAACGGAGCAAGAAATACCAGAAACAGAAACCAACGCTGTTAGCTGGGTAACGGTGCTGCCCACTAACTCCTTTAATTCCTTTAGTACTTACTGGAGCAATTTCTATCCATGGGGGGCAATAGATCACAACGGATCTGCACGTATGAGAACGCAGAATATGAGCCTTTCGGGCGGCGTGCTAACCATAACCGCTTACCCTGGCACTGTGCCTGACAAACCCAGCATCCACTACTTCTCCTATACCTGCTATGCCAAACAACAGGTGACTGTGAGCGCGGCATGGCCAAAGTGGCGTGTTTCGGGCGAGTTTCAATGCCCTTCTGTAAAAGGTACCTGGCCTGCCTTCTGGTTAAACGGGGCTAATCAATGGCCACCGGAAAGCGACATTATGGAGTTTAAAGGAAGTACAACTAACTGGACAAACACCTACAAGAACCAAAACGGACAGTGGTCAAGTGTAGGTACGGTGATATCTAACCCGGCCAACTGGCATACATACACGGCCTATTTAACAAGAATTGGTACTACCAATAATGTAAATATCGAATACTGGACAGATGGAGTCAATGTGTCGAACCAAACCGGTCAAAACTTCGTTAATGAGCCGCTTAACCTGATCATCGACCTTCAAATGGAAGGTTCATCAGGTACTCCTGGCCCATCAGGAAACACGGTTATGCGCGCCAGAAATGTAACCATTCAAAGAAGCGCTACATTATAA
- a CDS encoding LLM class flavin-dependent oxidoreductase, with amino-acid sequence MKKIGFLSFGHWSNHPAYKTRTASDTLLQSIDLAVAAEEIGLDGAYFRVHHFAAQLASPFPLLSAIGAKTSSIEIGTGVIDMRYENPLYMVEDAGAADLISRGRLQLGISRGSPEQVIDGWRYFGYEPAEGETDAEMGRRKALQFLDQLKGVGFAQPNPYPMFPNPPGLLRLEPHSQGLRERIWWGAASNATAIWAAENGMHLQSSTLKFDESGKPFHIQQAEQIRLYKDAWKKAGHQREPRVSVSRSIFALMNDQDRLYFGRDVNGVDKIGMIEADKRAIFGRSYAGEPDQLIKELAQDEAIQEADTLLLTIPNTLGVDYNIHVLSSILKHVAPGLGWR; translated from the coding sequence ATGAAGAAAATAGGATTTTTATCATTCGGACATTGGTCAAATCATCCGGCCTATAAAACCCGTACAGCAAGTGACACCTTACTCCAGTCTATTGACCTGGCTGTCGCTGCCGAAGAGATCGGCCTGGATGGCGCCTATTTCCGGGTACATCATTTTGCAGCTCAGTTAGCCTCTCCATTTCCTTTGCTTTCAGCTATCGGCGCCAAAACAAGCAGTATAGAGATTGGAACCGGTGTTATTGACATGCGTTATGAAAATCCCCTTTATATGGTGGAAGACGCCGGAGCTGCCGACCTCATCTCGCGCGGGCGCTTGCAGCTGGGCATCAGCAGAGGTTCGCCGGAACAGGTCATTGATGGGTGGCGTTATTTTGGGTATGAACCTGCTGAAGGAGAAACCGACGCAGAAATGGGACGCAGGAAAGCGCTGCAATTCCTGGATCAACTCAAAGGTGTTGGATTTGCACAGCCAAACCCCTACCCCATGTTTCCCAATCCGCCAGGCCTTTTACGGTTGGAACCTCACTCCCAGGGCTTACGGGAACGTATCTGGTGGGGAGCAGCCTCCAATGCGACAGCCATTTGGGCTGCCGAAAACGGCATGCACCTGCAAAGTTCTACCTTAAAATTCGACGAGAGCGGCAAGCCATTCCATATACAACAGGCAGAACAGATCAGACTGTACAAAGATGCCTGGAAAAAAGCAGGCCATCAGCGCGAGCCCAGGGTTTCCGTGAGCCGGTCTATTTTTGCGTTGATGAATGATCAGGACAGATTATACTTTGGAAGGGATGTCAATGGAGTTGACAAAATTGGTATGATCGAAGCCGATAAACGCGCCATTTTCGGAAGATCCTATGCCGGAGAACCGGATCAGCTCATTAAGGAATTAGCCCAGGATGAAGCCATCCAGGAAGCTGATACGCTGCTGCTGACGATACCCAATACCTTAGGAGTTGACTACAATATACACGTCCTCTCGTCTATTCTGAAGCATGTGGCGCCCGGATTAGGTTGGCGTTAA
- a CDS encoding sterol desaturase family protein, whose translation MRTPAQRLKIGEGKISGYSSIFLGLLSLTGVICFKYPEWLTTPQFREVYTGETMKALLTATIIASFLFALISFMLNKQKKWAMTGLLICTLAIVFGGLQVEGRPVEKNSWHLGVDWLLLDLLLMAVIFVPIEMVFPKNRQQSKFHEEWRTDLLYFVISHLFIQFFGVITQKPAKLFFGWIGLSDLQHWVQQLPYVIELLFAFLITDLFQYAAHRFFHSHTYLWRFHSVHHSTKNMDWLAGSRTHFVDIFVTRSMTFIPLYVFGFSEITFNTYIIFMAIHAVLIHANTRINFGFLKYIIATPQYHHWHHCEDPQHYGKNFATIFPFIDKLFGTYYLPGNTWPEGTGLRETHFPKGYVNQLVYPFTKSPFDENLDMENETNR comes from the coding sequence ATGCGTACACCTGCTCAACGTCTTAAAATTGGTGAAGGGAAAATAAGCGGCTATTCGTCGATATTCCTGGGTTTACTTTCCCTGACCGGCGTTATTTGTTTTAAATATCCGGAGTGGCTCACCACCCCCCAATTCAGGGAGGTGTACACAGGGGAGACTATGAAAGCATTGTTGACGGCAACCATCATCGCCTCTTTTCTCTTTGCGCTCATCAGTTTTATGCTTAACAAACAAAAGAAATGGGCCATGACAGGATTGCTGATCTGCACCCTGGCCATTGTCTTCGGAGGTTTACAGGTAGAGGGCCGGCCAGTTGAAAAGAACAGTTGGCACCTGGGTGTTGACTGGTTATTGCTTGACCTGCTGCTGATGGCGGTGATCTTTGTTCCTATTGAAATGGTGTTCCCTAAAAACAGGCAACAAAGCAAGTTTCACGAAGAATGGAGGACCGACCTGCTTTATTTTGTGATCAGCCATTTGTTCATTCAGTTCTTTGGGGTTATCACCCAGAAGCCGGCAAAACTATTCTTTGGATGGATCGGACTGTCAGACCTCCAGCATTGGGTGCAACAGCTTCCTTATGTAATTGAGCTTTTGTTCGCCTTCCTGATCACCGACCTTTTTCAATATGCTGCCCATCGCTTTTTTCATTCACATACCTACCTGTGGCGTTTCCATTCCGTTCACCATTCCACAAAAAACATGGATTGGCTGGCCGGATCAAGGACCCATTTTGTAGATATTTTTGTCACCCGGTCCATGACCTTTATTCCCTTGTACGTTTTTGGATTTTCGGAGATCACTTTTAATACCTATATCATATTCATGGCCATCCATGCGGTGCTCATTCATGCCAACACCCGGATCAACTTTGGCTTCCTGAAATATATTATTGCTACGCCCCAGTACCATCACTGGCACCATTGCGAAGACCCTCAACACTATGGAAAAAACTTTGCCACCATATTCCCGTTTATTGATAAGCTATTTGGCACTTATTATCTGCCCGGCAATACCTGGCCCGAAGGCACCGGGCTGCGGGAGACGCATTTCCCAAAAGGGTATGTGAACCAACTGGTGTACCCTTTTACGAAAAGTCCTTTTGATGAAAACCTTGATATGGAGAATGAGACCAACAGGTAA
- a CDS encoding LacI family DNA-binding transcriptional regulator, translating into MSGKRVTIYDVARELGVSASYVSRALNGHPATSQKVRERVRKKATELNYKLNSHAANLRQGSSRTIGVVVPHINQSFFSEAIAGIEEVCFENNHSLVICQSHESFAMECKAVDTLIHQNVDCILISLSAETRSYTHLENILAHHIELIQFDRCVDHLDGYKVFNDDKEASYSAAKKLFEEGYQRVAFLGGPQHLTVFKRRKEGYLMALRESGFSIPYDFIADDVLHKEQAVKIAAGLLSSPQPPDAFLTVSDHQSLGILEVAQSMGIQVPEQLGIFGFANEAFTHIIKPSLSSIDQKSKALGKATAGIYFENILKGQEPAFTKREMIIKTELICRQSSQRTTAS; encoded by the coding sequence ATGTCGGGTAAACGTGTAACCATTTACGATGTGGCCAGGGAATTGGGCGTATCGGCCTCTTATGTATCCAGGGCGCTGAACGGGCACCCTGCAACCAGCCAAAAAGTGCGGGAAAGGGTGCGGAAAAAAGCCACTGAACTGAACTACAAGCTCAATTCGCATGCAGCCAACCTTCGTCAAGGGTCGTCGAGGACCATTGGTGTAGTGGTGCCGCACATCAACCAGAGTTTTTTTTCCGAAGCCATTGCCGGTATAGAAGAAGTTTGTTTTGAAAACAACCATAGCCTGGTGATCTGCCAGTCGCATGAATCCTTTGCCATGGAATGCAAAGCGGTCGATACGCTGATCCATCAAAACGTGGACTGTATCCTGATCTCCCTTTCTGCGGAGACCAGATCGTATACGCACCTTGAAAACATCCTCGCGCACCATATTGAGCTGATCCAGTTTGACCGCTGTGTGGACCACCTGGACGGCTATAAAGTGTTCAACGATGACAAAGAAGCATCTTACAGCGCTGCTAAAAAGCTTTTTGAAGAAGGTTACCAGCGTGTAGCTTTCCTCGGCGGGCCCCAGCACCTGACGGTATTCAAACGACGGAAGGAAGGTTACCTGATGGCCCTTAGAGAGTCGGGGTTCAGCATTCCTTATGATTTTATTGCAGACGATGTATTGCATAAAGAACAGGCCGTGAAAATTGCCGCCGGACTGCTGTCATCTCCTCAACCACCGGATGCTTTTTTAACCGTATCCGATCACCAGTCTTTAGGTATATTGGAAGTCGCCCAATCGATGGGCATACAAGTACCCGAACAACTGGGCATTTTTGGTTTTGCCAACGAGGCCTTTACGCACATCATCAAGCCATCGCTTTCATCGATCGACCAGAAGAGCAAAGCCCTGGGCAAAGCGACAGCCGGTATTTATTTTGAAAACATCCTGAAAGGCCAGGAGCCGGCGTTTACCAAACGCGAAATGATCATCAAGACGGAGCTTATTTGTAGGCAGAGTTCGCAGCGGACGACAGCTTCCTGA
- a CDS encoding SusC/RagA family TonB-linked outer membrane protein, with translation MRKRSSFLQSSSGQCSTIACWLLPVICCFFSFFSMAQQKITGTVKSGDLAVVGASVQVKGTTNSTSTDINGNFSITAAEGSTLVISSVGYASQEVKVTSQASITVQLALTEQLLSDVVVVGYGTQKKTTLTGSVSTVTGSDIVKSPSVNVTSSLAGRLPGLIANQRNGQPGRDDPAILIRGTGTLNDNSPLVIIDGVPRSQLSRLNPEDIESISVLKDASAAIYGARAANGVILVTTKRGTKGKADFTFTYKYALSSPTKVPDMLDAATYAEVYNEGVFYRAGRNPNYIPQYSADAIRKYRDGSDPVLYPNTNWVDEVLKPTSYQQNMNLQVNGGSDKVRYLLSFGTTTQDGNFRHDPTFYRQYNVRTKIDIDLVKNLTIGANIYTIINKRTYSPIGQDVNFINILQANPTIVARYPNGLIGPGRLGENPLLIDQRGTDFIDDNPLYSTFTASYKVPFVKGLKFDASFNYDLSNQSEKVWNLPYFYHEYNTVTGQYDKKQGTGQAAASLSDTYRKWTTMLYNFRVTYEKTFLNDHHVALMVGNEQQQNKFSFVSASRKNYLSSAIDQINVGSSAAEDKDNSGSANAGAYNNYFGRLNYDFQSKYLLEFVFRYDGSQIFPEKKRYGFFPGISAGWRLSEEKFIMAALPFVNQLKLRASYGELGNDRVGAYQFLQSFSFGNNYVFGTSLAPGIYANVMPNPNITWERARKTDLGLEAQLWNGKLGVDLTLWHQKRTKILWPRNLSVSNVYGFSGLPSENIGAVNSRGFELILSHRNTAGNLTYTISGNVAYQYSKVIFQDEAPPAEPYQSFTGNPVGSGLYYKTDGIFHSQEELDKYPHNVNTQVGDQKIVDINGDGKITDKDRYIVPYSATPRYVFGLNTDFQYKNFDLNIFFQGQAGAYNNDATASVLGGVDFANAVTWRANDRWTVNNTNGTKPRTDTWAPGATDFFLFDASFIRLKTVELGYNLPSSILAKTRFIRNLRVFVSGFNLLTWAKEIKWADPEFNGNFTTYPPQRIINFGASIKF, from the coding sequence ATGAGAAAGAGAAGTTCTTTCCTACAAAGTTCATCCGGGCAATGCTCCACAATAGCCTGCTGGCTGTTGCCTGTTATCTGCTGTTTTTTCTCCTTCTTCAGTATGGCCCAGCAAAAAATTACCGGTACGGTAAAATCCGGTGATTTGGCGGTAGTAGGCGCCTCAGTACAGGTGAAGGGGACTACCAATAGTACATCGACCGACATCAACGGTAACTTTTCCATTACTGCTGCGGAGGGTTCAACCCTTGTTATCAGCTCTGTAGGTTATGCGAGCCAGGAAGTGAAAGTGACCAGCCAGGCATCCATCACAGTGCAATTGGCGCTCACCGAACAGCTGTTGAGCGACGTGGTAGTGGTAGGGTACGGTACACAGAAAAAGACCACGCTCACGGGGTCGGTGTCTACCGTTACTGGCAGTGATATTGTTAAAAGCCCTTCCGTCAACGTCACCAGTTCATTGGCCGGCCGGCTGCCGGGCCTCATTGCCAACCAGCGGAATGGTCAGCCGGGCAGGGATGATCCGGCCATTCTCATCCGGGGTACCGGTACGCTCAACGACAATTCACCCCTGGTGATCATCGATGGGGTTCCCCGCAGCCAACTTAGCAGGCTGAATCCCGAGGACATTGAAAGCATTTCCGTGCTGAAAGATGCTTCAGCCGCTATTTACGGCGCCCGTGCTGCCAACGGTGTCATATTGGTCACCACCAAAAGAGGCACCAAAGGGAAAGCCGACTTTACGTTCACGTATAAATATGCTTTGTCCAGCCCAACCAAAGTGCCCGATATGCTGGATGCGGCAACCTATGCTGAAGTGTATAATGAGGGCGTATTCTACAGGGCCGGACGTAATCCAAATTATATCCCCCAATATTCAGCTGATGCCATCCGCAAATACCGCGACGGTTCTGATCCGGTATTGTATCCCAATACCAATTGGGTAGATGAGGTGTTGAAACCAACTTCATATCAGCAAAACATGAACCTGCAGGTGAATGGTGGCTCGGATAAAGTGCGCTACCTGCTTTCTTTTGGTACCACCACCCAGGATGGCAACTTCAGGCACGATCCAACCTTTTACCGGCAATACAACGTGCGCACGAAAATAGATATTGACCTCGTCAAAAATCTCACCATCGGCGCAAATATCTATACCATCATCAATAAACGCACTTATTCACCCATCGGACAGGATGTTAATTTCATCAATATCCTGCAGGCCAATCCTACGATCGTTGCCCGATATCCCAACGGCCTGATCGGTCCTGGCCGGCTGGGCGAAAACCCGCTGCTCATTGACCAGCGCGGTACTGACTTTATAGATGACAATCCTTTGTATTCAACTTTCACAGCAAGCTATAAGGTGCCGTTCGTCAAAGGCCTTAAGTTCGATGCATCATTTAATTACGATTTGAGCAACCAGTCCGAAAAAGTATGGAACCTGCCTTATTTCTACCACGAGTACAATACGGTTACCGGCCAGTATGATAAAAAGCAGGGAACGGGGCAGGCAGCAGCCTCATTGTCCGACACCTATCGTAAATGGACAACCATGCTCTATAACTTTAGGGTTACCTACGAAAAGACTTTCCTGAACGACCACCATGTAGCCCTGATGGTAGGTAATGAGCAACAGCAGAACAAATTTTCTTTTGTATCCGCCTCCCGGAAGAATTACCTGAGTTCCGCCATCGACCAGATCAATGTGGGTAGTTCGGCGGCAGAAGATAAAGACAACAGCGGCTCTGCCAACGCAGGCGCCTATAACAACTATTTTGGACGGTTGAACTATGACTTCCAATCCAAATACCTGCTGGAGTTCGTGTTCCGCTATGATGGCTCACAAATATTTCCCGAAAAAAAACGGTATGGCTTTTTTCCGGGCATTTCCGCCGGCTGGAGATTATCGGAAGAAAAATTCATCATGGCAGCCCTACCTTTTGTGAATCAGTTGAAACTAAGGGCCTCCTATGGAGAATTGGGTAATGACCGGGTAGGAGCCTACCAGTTCCTGCAATCCTTTTCCTTCGGCAACAACTATGTATTCGGAACAAGCCTGGCGCCCGGTATTTACGCGAATGTGATGCCCAATCCCAATATTACCTGGGAAAGGGCCCGCAAAACCGACCTGGGCCTGGAAGCCCAGCTTTGGAATGGTAAACTGGGGGTTGACCTGACGCTGTGGCATCAGAAGAGAACAAAGATCCTCTGGCCGCGCAACCTCTCCGTCAGCAATGTGTATGGCTTCTCCGGCCTGCCGAGCGAAAACATAGGAGCGGTTAATTCCCGTGGTTTTGAATTGATCCTGAGCCACCGCAATACCGCAGGTAACCTAACCTATACCATCAGTGGCAATGTGGCCTATCAATACAGCAAGGTCATTTTCCAGGACGAAGCGCCGCCTGCTGAGCCCTATCAAAGTTTTACAGGCAACCCGGTGGGTTCAGGCCTTTACTACAAGACTGATGGAATATTTCATAGCCAGGAGGAATTGGATAAATATCCGCATAATGTAAATACCCAGGTGGGTGACCAGAAGATCGTGGATATCAACGGCGATGGAAAGATCACGGATAAAGACCGTTACATTGTACCTTATTCTGCCACACCCCGCTATGTATTTGGCTTGAATACGGATTTCCAATATAAAAACTTCGATCTGAATATTTTCTTCCAGGGCCAGGCCGGTGCATACAATAACGATGCTACTGCATCTGTACTGGGAGGCGTTGACTTTGCCAATGCGGTGACATGGAGGGCCAACGATCGCTGGACGGTGAATAATACAAATGGCACCAAACCAAGAACGGATACCTGGGCGCCTGGCGCCACTGATTTCTTCCTGTTTGATGCTTCATTCATCAGGTTAAAAACCGTGGAACTGGGATACAATCTTCCTTCATCTATACTGGCAAAGACCAGGTTTATCAGGAATCTCCGGGTATTTGTAAGCGGGTTCAACCTGCTTACCTGGGCGAAGGAAATCAAATGGGCAGATCCTGAGTTCAATGGTAATTTCACTACCTATCCTCCGCAACGCATTATCAACTTCGGAGCCAGTATTAAATTCTAA
- a CDS encoding RagB/SusD family nutrient uptake outer membrane protein: MKKLTGLFVLLTILLVSCKKDILDIDPLDRVAENAVWADENLIKAYHTELYNGIPHGFHLHMYSKYADEAYNTAPTWSGAGLFALNTFDAENITSAGGGDFWGSYMYYWNRGYQYIRKVNVLLEKMADANSLAFNDKPRIVAEAKFLRAFIYFNLIERYGGVPIVTKSYNLGDTATFKRATFDECVAFIDKDLTEAIPGLPARYLSGEANYGRATQDACLALRSRVFLYAASPLFNTTNDKQKWQKAADAAAALFTKGYSLYPDYRKLFILTSGAAQDEYIFCRNFTTTNGHQAPMNNLGRRYGAYGGWWASNGPSQNFVDDYDMKNGEPAFTWAGNVQTVNPASGYDASHPYWNRDPRFEASIIHDSSTYHGDLFEMWVASVGDKWGFDSYKQSSDNPRTGYIIKKFMPEADVPLNWQTFYTNPWPHFRLAEMYLNYAEAKFELGDEAACREYISKVRQRAGMPDIPATVTGENLRQRLYNERRIELAFESHRFFDIRRWKIGSIIENRPVRGMNIIKDLTTKVTTYTPVSLLVKNPWHEKMNLLPIESAEIRRNPELSQTKDW; encoded by the coding sequence ATGAAAAAGTTAACAGGACTATTCGTCTTACTCACTATACTACTCGTTTCCTGTAAAAAGGATATTCTGGATATCGATCCGCTGGACAGGGTGGCGGAAAATGCAGTCTGGGCCGACGAGAACCTGATAAAAGCCTATCATACCGAATTGTACAATGGTATTCCGCATGGCTTTCACCTGCACATGTATTCGAAATACGCCGACGAAGCTTATAATACAGCTCCTACCTGGAGCGGCGCCGGTCTTTTTGCGCTGAATACCTTCGATGCTGAAAATATAACCAGTGCTGGTGGGGGCGATTTCTGGGGCAGTTATATGTACTACTGGAACAGGGGGTATCAATACATCCGGAAAGTAAACGTGCTGCTGGAAAAGATGGCCGATGCCAATTCCCTTGCCTTCAACGACAAACCCCGCATTGTGGCGGAAGCTAAATTCCTGCGGGCGTTCATCTATTTTAACCTCATTGAAAGGTATGGAGGAGTGCCGATTGTAACAAAGTCGTATAACCTCGGAGATACGGCTACTTTTAAAAGAGCAACGTTCGATGAATGTGTGGCATTCATAGACAAAGACCTTACAGAAGCAATACCCGGCCTGCCGGCAAGGTATCTTTCGGGCGAGGCAAACTATGGCAGGGCTACCCAGGATGCCTGCCTGGCCCTGCGCTCACGGGTGTTTTTATATGCGGCCTCTCCCTTATTCAATACCACCAACGATAAACAGAAATGGCAAAAGGCAGCAGATGCAGCGGCAGCGCTTTTCACCAAAGGTTATTCTTTGTACCCTGATTACAGGAAGCTGTTTATTTTGACCAGCGGTGCAGCGCAGGACGAATACATCTTCTGCCGCAACTTTACTACCACCAATGGCCACCAGGCCCCCATGAACAACCTGGGCCGGAGGTACGGCGCCTACGGCGGATGGTGGGCCAGCAACGGGCCTTCGCAAAACTTCGTGGATGATTATGATATGAAGAACGGGGAACCGGCCTTTACCTGGGCCGGGAATGTTCAAACGGTCAACCCGGCATCCGGTTACGATGCCAGCCATCCTTATTGGAATAGGGACCCACGGTTCGAGGCCAGCATTATTCACGATTCTTCTACCTACCATGGTGATCTGTTTGAAATGTGGGTAGCATCCGTGGGCGATAAATGGGGCTTTGACTCCTACAAACAGAGTAGCGACAATCCCAGAACGGGCTATATCATCAAAAAGTTTATGCCCGAGGCCGATGTGCCCCTCAACTGGCAAACGTTCTATACCAATCCCTGGCCTCATTTCCGGCTGGCGGAAATGTATTTAAACTATGCCGAAGCAAAATTTGAGCTGGGAGATGAAGCTGCCTGCCGGGAATACATTTCCAAAGTAAGGCAAAGAGCAGGTATGCCTGATATACCCGCCACTGTAACCGGTGAAAACCTGCGACAAAGACTTTACAATGAAAGAAGGATAGAATTGGCTTTTGAATCGCACCGGTTCTTTGATATCAGGCGCTGGAAAATTGGTAGTATTATCGAAAACAGACCCGTCCGTGGCATGAATATCATCAAGGACCTTACTACCAAAGTGACTACCTATACCCCGGTTAGTTTACTGGTGAAAAATCCCTGGCACGAAAAAATGAACCTGCTGCCTATCGAGTCTGCAGAGATCAGGAGAAATCCTGAATTGTCGCAAACGAAAGATTGGTAA
- a CDS encoding glycoside hydrolase family 97 protein produces the protein MKTTITTALVLLLHALTARAQQAMVQSPNHKISVALVNDEAAKAGSWYLKVMYLANGKVTEAVPRIDIGLVRNDQDFSNNLVLVKTGKPLLINEQYTALHGKRLNRTNTANELTAYFETPGKAKMNIIIRAWNDGVTFRYEFPEKQGSFIIKDERTAYSIPQQTMRWMEKWNTANEGLYTAMSDDKVQQQDWCYPALFNTADKACWFLLHEADVNRDYCGTKLSNTANRNAYKLTFPNPKDGNGQGDSLPSITLPWKSPWRVIMAGSLADIVASTLVEDVAAPSVIKNTDWIRPGAVSWNYWSSNHGTKDYKIVTAFADLAARMNWPYTLLDWEWDVMGNGGTLEDAAKYILSKGVRPLIWYNSGGKHTGVPATPRDRMLTHENRVAEFTKLKKLGFAGVKVDFFESEKQDMIKYYLDILEDAVQFEMMVYFHGCMVPRGWARTYPNLMTNEAVRGAEWYNNGPEFTGTAPEHNTILPFTRNVVGAMDYTPVTFTNSQFPHLTSYGHELALSILFESALQHMADRPEGYDALPDAARTFLKTVPTAWDDTQLLDGFPGREVIMARRKGNDWYIGGINAEIRPKTKKIAFGFLKPGVKYKMTLIADGEHDKSFDIQKLVVDQSTNIEVKLLRRGGFAASLVPLP, from the coding sequence ATGAAAACAACGATCACAACGGCCCTGGTACTTTTATTACATGCTTTGACAGCCCGTGCACAGCAGGCAATGGTTCAATCGCCCAACCATAAGATCAGTGTAGCCTTGGTCAATGATGAAGCGGCCAAAGCAGGTTCCTGGTACCTGAAAGTAATGTACCTGGCAAACGGCAAGGTAACAGAAGCGGTTCCACGCATTGATATTGGACTGGTGCGCAATGACCAGGATTTTTCCAACAACCTGGTTTTGGTGAAGACGGGAAAACCCCTGTTGATCAATGAGCAATACACGGCCCTGCATGGCAAACGGCTTAACCGTACCAATACAGCCAATGAACTGACGGCGTATTTTGAAACGCCCGGCAAAGCAAAGATGAACATCATTATCAGGGCCTGGAATGACGGGGTCACTTTCCGGTATGAATTCCCCGAAAAACAGGGAAGCTTTATTATAAAGGATGAACGCACGGCCTATTCCATCCCGCAGCAAACCATGCGGTGGATGGAGAAGTGGAACACGGCCAATGAAGGCCTGTACACGGCCATGAGCGATGACAAAGTGCAGCAGCAGGACTGGTGTTACCCGGCACTGTTCAATACGGCCGATAAAGCCTGCTGGTTCCTGCTGCACGAAGCCGATGTGAACCGCGACTATTGCGGCACCAAATTGAGCAATACCGCCAACAGGAATGCCTACAAACTTACCTTTCCCAACCCGAAAGACGGGAATGGGCAGGGAGATTCCCTGCCATCCATCACACTGCCCTGGAAATCACCCTGGCGGGTGATCATGGCCGGCAGCCTGGCTGATATCGTAGCTTCTACGTTGGTGGAAGATGTGGCTGCACCGTCTGTAATCAAAAATACGGATTGGATCAGGCCCGGGGCAGTATCCTGGAACTACTGGTCCAGCAACCACGGCACCAAAGACTATAAAATAGTAACAGCCTTTGCCGACCTGGCAGCACGGATGAACTGGCCCTATACCTTGCTCGACTGGGAATGGGATGTCATGGGCAATGGCGGTACATTGGAAGATGCCGCAAAATACATCCTGTCAAAAGGCGTGCGGCCCCTCATCTGGTACAACTCCGGTGGAAAGCATACTGGTGTGCCTGCTACACCCCGCGACCGCATGCTGACCCATGAAAACCGGGTAGCCGAATTCACCAAACTGAAGAAGCTGGGTTTTGCGGGCGTGAAAGTGGATTTCTTTGAAAGCGAGAAACAGGACATGATCAAATACTACCTGGATATACTGGAAGACGCCGTCCAGTTTGAGATGATGGTCTACTTTCACGGTTGTATGGTGCCGAGAGGATGGGCGAGGACCTATCCAAATTTGATGACCAATGAAGCGGTACGCGGGGCCGAATGGTATAACAACGGACCTGAATTTACCGGCACAGCGCCGGAGCACAACACCATCTTGCCATTTACGCGCAATGTGGTAGGGGCTATGGATTATACCCCGGTTACCTTCACCAATTCCCAGTTCCCACACCTTACTTCCTATGGCCATGAACTGGCGCTGAGTATTCTGTTTGAATCGGCCTTACAACACATGGCCGACCGCCCGGAAGGATATGATGCCTTGCCTGATGCCGCCAGAACTTTTCTTAAAACCGTACCAACGGCCTGGGACGATACGCAATTGCTGGATGGATTTCCCGGCAGGGAGGTGATCATGGCCCGGCGCAAGGGCAATGACTGGTATATAGGAGGCATTAATGCGGAAATACGGCCGAAGACAAAAAAGATCGCCTTTGGTTTTTTAAAGCCAGGTGTAAAGTATAAAATGACTTTGATTGCTGATGGCGAACACGATAAGTCATTCGACATACAAAAACTGGTGGTAGATCAGTCGACCAACATAGAAGTGAAACTGCTCCGCCGGGGCGGCTTTGCCGCATCGCTCGTACCGTTGCCATAG